A segment of the Trifolium pratense cultivar HEN17-A07 linkage group LG7, ARS_RC_1.1, whole genome shotgun sequence genome:
atgctagtaactatttctaagtgtacggtaaaaataaaactatcactaaatattataaattaaaattacatatattacttacttgggtgccgggtagagtcttacttggcgcgcgctcctaaccacaaactccgctcctaacccacgacctccgatgaccacgagaatttgctaataaaaattgtaaataaattattagaacatatacatttaaataacaaagtaaaaattttaactttaaaagtaaaacacaaacacttacaaCTTTTTAGATggagatatgaaaattacatcacttttttaaaaatacacaaactgttaaaaaatttcttttataaattttttttaaaaaaatttcgtttttaaataaaaatattataaatatactgtttttttgaaaaaaaaaaaatacttatttaaaaaaaataattctgttttcgaaataaacaaaaatattagaacacatacatttaaataacaaagtaaaaattttaactttaaaagtaaaacacaaacacttaccactttttagatggagatatgaaaattacatcacttttttaaaaatacaaaaactgttaaaaaatttcttttataaattttttaaaaaaaaatttcgtttttttaaaaattaatataaatatactgtttttttgaaaaaaaaaaatacttatttaaaaataataattctgttttcgaaataaacaaaattaaatatatttttttaatttttttacaaaaacaataacttttatacatagtgataagaaaatattagtaaaaaattacaaagtattaattaataactattactaagtatacggtaaaaaaaaactatcactatataaattaaaattacgttacttacttgtgtgccgagtagattcttacttggcgcgctcctTACCCACAAACTCCGCTCCTCACGAGAATAAAACTTGctattaaaaatggtaaacaacaaatattagaacatatacatttaaataacaaaacaaaaattttaaattcgtaatagtaaaacacaaacacttaccactttttgtaTGAAGATTAAATTAGAGAAAATTAGAGAAGTTAGAAAAAGTAtgaaattagagaaaatttaagagagaagttagagaaaatttagagagagaatggaaatgaaaaaatgaaatgaaagagtGGTAATATATAGAGTGTTCTTTGGACCGTTGAGGgtttgaaattcaaatatatgcGTTACAGACGGCCAATAGCCGTCATAATGTACCAACGGTTACCTCCTTACAGACGGCCTGGGACCGTCATAAAGcacatgcattactgacggtcCAGGACCGTCATAATGCACCAACGTCTAGCAACatactgacggcctgggaccGTCTGCAATACCCATTGctttactgacggcccaggaccgtcagtAATTcttaatatttcaattttaaatttattccgTTCTCCAAGACTACatactgacggcctgggaccTTCAATATTGCACAaatgcattactgagggcttttagccctcaataagtttggtcagtaatataatgttttcttgtagtgtaagaaaatcacatgtatatttaaaaattaattattttattattaatatactatcaaattattttattatttatattttattaattttcattttttttattttaaaatatattttatagaataaatcagttaaaaaaaattatcctatcctgctggtaacccagctcaaattcaggataagaattttaactagagagacaggatatgataagctacaggattaacttatcatatcctgctgtgtcaccaaacactggactgaaacagtatatgatacagttatcctatcatgtctcttatcatgtgcaccaaacgggtCATAAGGGTGGATTTTTCTGTGCATTGTTATTCAATCGCACATGATAAATTATCTATGCTGTTGtgtgaaaagaagaaaaaaaaatcaatgtggcaacattaaaaaatttgagagTGTGTTTTGAGTCTTTATCAACTTTAGGAAATTATTAATCTGAGCAATTGAGTGGGGGTCACTCTTTAATGTTTATACCAAATAAGTGACGGCCAGTTAATGATGATACAGTTAAGTTGACAACTTCACACTATGCTTGTGGCAAAAGAAATACCAGAGAGTCTTACGAGGGTGATGTTGTAGTTGTTTTCAAACTGGGTTGATGACTTTTGAGGACTAATCAACTTGGAAGTAAGCAAGTATGAGAAATTCATCACAAATTGTTATATAGCTATTCAATTTGCTCAAGTATCATACCAAGCTCATATCGTTTGTGatcaaacataaaaaagggAAATAGAGACGCCAAATAAATTAGCAACAGAGCAGCATTAATTACAGCATCAAAGAAAGAAGTGAAATACAGATTATAATCGAGGAGTTTCATTCCCTTAATTTCTAGGTGACTTTAAAGAGTTTTCTATACTGAAAAGTTTCACAATGAGATTAATAGAAGTCTAAAGTAGTAGGTGTGACCGTCTCCAATTAAGATGACATAGATAAGGTAATGAAAACTTATTGGTGATGTGataaaccaacaaaaaatacagtaaatatataaaatacatGTGGCACTGTGTCACCTCGGTGCTAAGTCATCCTCCATTAAACTCATGGGATTGCAGAGACTAAAACTATTGACCAATGAAAACTTCAAAGActaaaaagtataaaaataaacTTCACAGAGTAAAACCAAATCATttggctcaagtggttaatgagtttcaccAAAAAAGACggatttcgggagaacccggATTCGATTCCtaggtggaacaatttcttggtcagactttatttacctcgcggccgaactctggactaaCTCATTTCCCATCGAAACTATAggacaaaaaaaacatatttaaccctagtTAGAATTAACCCAATTGTTCCTACGCCACTTTGGtagaaaagaaagaatagaaaCAACTTGAATCATGATGGAAACGGTTTTGTGAATCCAGTAATGAGCTCAACCAGAAACAGTCCATGTCTTCATCTCTTACAACAATGGCAAAACCTAAGCATGAAACAAACGAAGCAAATCCACGCTCACACCATCACCAACGGTCTAACTCGTTTCTCCTACATCTCCAGTAGAATCCTAGCCTTCTTCGCTCTCTCACCACAAGGCGATTTTCGCTACGCAGAAACTCTCTTCACCCACATGCCCAATCCCAATCTCTTCGATTACAACTCCATAATCACTTCTTACACAACAAACTCACAATTCCACAAATCACTCTCCATTTTCACTAAAATGCTCAACACCAACATTCGTCCTAACTCTAATACCTTCACCGCGCTGGTAAAAGCCTGTGATTCTCTTTCTTCTCTCGAACAAGTCTTCACACAATCAATGAAGTTGGGGAATTCATCTGACGTGTATTTCGTGAGTTCTGTTATCAATGCTTTTTCGAAACACGGAGCTATACACTTTGCTCGTAACGTGTTCGATGAAAGTTCTAACAGAAATGTTGTTTGTTGGACGAGTCTCGTGAGTGGTTATTGTAGTTGTGGTTTGGTTAATGAAGCAAGGGaattgtttgatgaaatgccacAGAGGAACGATGCGTCGTATAGTGCTATGGTTTCTGGGTATGTTAAGAACGGTTTTTACGATGAGGGGATTCAACTTTTTTGTGAGTTGAAGATGAACATGGGTTGTGCAGGTGTGAAGCCTAGTGGTTCTCTTTTGGTGAGTGTTCTTAACGCATGTACAACGGTGGGTGCTTTTGAAGAAGGGAAATGGATTCATTCTTATATTGAGGAAAATGGTTTGGAATATGAACTTGAGCTTGGAACTGCATTGATTGATTTCTACGCAAAATGTGGATTGGTAAAGGATGCGAAGCAAGTATTTGATAAAATGTTTGTTAAAGATGTTGCTACTTGGAGTGCGATGATTTTGGGTTTGGCTATTAATGGGAATAATCTGATGGCTTTGGAACTGTTTGAAAAGATGGAGAAGGTTGGACCAAAACCTAATGAGGTTACTTTCATTGGTGTTCTAACCGCTTGCAATCACAAAAATCTGTTGGATGAAGCGTTGCGGTTATTTGGAATTATGactgaaaaatatggcattacACCATCCGTCGAACATTATGGATGTGTGGTTGATGTTTTGGCTCGAAGTGGACAAGTTGAAAAGGCCTTAACTTTTATTAATAGTATGCCTATGGAACCTGATGGAGCCATATGGGGGTCTTTGCTCAATGGATGTTTGATGCATGGTTATTTTGAATTGGGACAGAAAGTTGGTAAGTTTTTGATAGAGTTTGAGCCTCAACATAGTGGTAGGTACATTCTTTTGGCGAACATGTATGCCAATATGTGTAAGTGGGAAGGTGTTTCTGAGGTAAGAAAACTGATGAAAGATAGGAGAGTGCTGTTTGTTTCTGCTTGGAGTTTCGTTGAAATTGATCAAACCATCCACAAGTTTTTTGCTGATGATAAGTGTTTGTATTCAGGAGAAATTTATGAAGTTTTAAACCACCTGGGAAAGATAGTTGAGGAATTCTTAGGAGACAAGAATGCCTTTTCTTTATTTGAAATTCTCTCGTAATGTATAATTTAGGTTTGTTATGGGGTCTTAGTGGTGTGTTAATGATTGCTGAGTTCAGGAATGGTGAAAATTCTTTTCTATGGATTGCTTGCATGGTTGGACCTTTTGGTGTGTGGATTAGGTGGTTTTTATCTCGATTAAATGGACATGGATTCGGGTCAAGAGATTTGTTGAATTGGATTCCATTTGGAACTCTAATTGCAAATGTCTCTGCTACTTGTATCATGGCTGCACTTGCTACAACAAAGATATATGTAAATTTTTAGAATTTGATTCATGTCTCTATGAACTTGCTTATATCTATCCTCGTTTGCAAATAATCAGAAGTTATGTAGCTCCGACACTTCACATTGGAAGTGTGTCCGTTGTTAGACACCGACATGACACCAACTCATGAGGTtatgttagaatagaaaatattataatattatttgttgagaaaatatctctatgatttggtttgtttattcttagccctataataaagggatttagtttagatttaagtttattcacttggttataaataccaaggtagtcatactattttattcatgtaaatagtaatgtaaatagggtaaatattgtaattaggttATTGTcatcatcaataatattttattgttccttattattttctcctattccTTTAACCTAAACACCCCAAatttcaacatggtatcagagccatggTATCCACCTTGAAACATAATTCCGCTGCAATTTTCCTCGAGATTTAACTCTCGATTATTCTTCGTTTTACTTAcctttttgttcatatatgctttacttaaccttttttttcatataaaccctagccgtcattgaaatttctttttattttgttacccgtttgtgatcccttaatccgcgggcataccccgtttgtgatcccttaatTTGCGGGCATACCTCGTTTGTtatcccttaatccgcgggcataccccgtttgtgatcccttaatccgcgggcataccccgtttgtgataccttaatccgcgggcataccccgtttgttttcccttaatccgcgggcataccccgtttgtgatacgttaatccgcgggcataccccgtttgtgatactTTAATCTGCGgacatttttacttaatttgataTGGATTCATCTCTTCAGCCGCTCCTCTACTGCTTCTTTGGTTGCTGCTCTTCGTTGGCTTGCTAtcaatgaatttaatttattttcagagttaattttgtaacaagcttaaagcttagtaagctttagcttgagggggagtgttagaatagaaaatattataatattatttgttgagaaaatatctctatgatttggtttgtttattcttagccctataataaagggatttagtttagatttaagtttattcacttggttataaataccaaggtagtcatactattttattcatgtaaatagtaatgtaaatagggtaaatattgtaattagggttattgtcatcatcaataatattttattgttccttattattttctcctattctttcaCCTAAATTCCCCAAATTTCAACAGGTTATATTCATTTATTACATGTTTAGAAATTATTACATGTGTTGACATGTCAATGTGGTGCCCGATGTACGTTTttgtgtcagtgcttcatatATCATATGTAGTTTTTTGTTTATACTCATTATTTTGGAGGTTGTGATAAGTTATATCTCACTTGTTTGATGTAGGTGAACACCAGGGATTGTGACACTTATAAAAGGCATACAGTTTGGTCTGTTGGGTTGTTTGAGTACTGTCTCTACCTTTGTTGGCTGAGTTCAATAAAATGAGAGAAGGAATGTACCCTTGGAGAGCATatgtatatagtatataaacTAAGATTGGCTGAATATAAGGCTTGTTCTAGCAAGCTGTATGTTGCTTGAAAAGTAATGGCATTGTGTGTGATTACAGGATGCTGCAGCTATCAATGAATGGAGATTTTCCAAGTTAAAGGAATACAAGGagctactccctccgtcccaaaaagaatgacccattttgaatatatgcactattcatatatattgttttgaccatatttttctactaataaataaaaataaatattaacatataagatgttgttagattcgtctcgatgagtattttcaaaatatcaattttttataatttttactattatacaattaagatattagtcgccaaagttatgcattggcatgcgtgtttcggtcaactgggtcattctttttgggacggagggagtaaatatTGAAGTGGAAAATGAAGCTTTTGACCGATACATGCAAAATGTAGATTTACTGGAAGAAGTATTATCTGTGAAGCATTCGGATGAAAATGTCTCTTCTGCATCTGAGGCTAATCCTACTCCAACGGAGAACAATGAGATAATGGTCCCTGGGTTAAAATTGCAGCTAAGGTCAAACTCGGCAAGAAGTGATGGTGTGagaacaagaataaaaaaaattgtagatgAGGGATTAAAGAAGCTTAAGAAGTGTGCTGTAGATAGCAACAGCAAAGAACAAATTGATGAAGTTAATGAAGCTTCAAATAAGAGAAAGAGGACCGAAAAGTTATCAGCTATAAGTGATCTTATGGACAAATTAACAAAGCCCGAATGAGGAGGATTTGCAGTCATCCTTGGAGATGAAGTTACAGCTTTTCAATTCAGACGAAGACTCTGCCATGGTGCAACTTGCAGACAATGAAATGCTCGAGAGTCAAACAGCAGAAATTGATGTTGCACCAGCAAAAGAATTGGATTATTCATTACCAAAATTGATTGGGACGACTGAAATTGATCAAGAAACTCTCAACACCACtgacaaacacaaacactttTCCTCTCTTGAGTCTGTAGAGCAGTTATGAGGTTAGATttcttattaattaaaatttagcCTCGAGAATTACAAACTTAAATGCTGTATTGTAATTTGTAATCGTTCAAGGAAAATGCCgtgtaaaattaaaattagaattAGTCAAAATGGAAGCCAAACAATGTCTCAAAAATCGGAACAGATCCAATTTTTGAATGGTTGAATTAGGTGGATCGTGAACTTCTATGTACCATTGATAAAAAGTTCAGgttgaattgaaaaaaaataaaattaaaagttattatAACATAAatcatgtcttttttttttctcttcacaatatatatatatatataagatttaaAGAAAATTTGTTCAAGTAGAGCAATTTTTTTCTAAAGTGATTGATGTGTTCCCTCTAAAGAACAATTTCATGGTGTTCCTGCAAAAATAGGAAGCAAAGATCAATTaatagttattttaattttaaataatagtttattttatgtcattttacatttttatattaatagtTTTTAAATTCCATCAAGTGTTGGCcgctaaaaagtaaaatatctcttatattaaggatcagGGGGAGTATTTAGTAAGAAAAGTTTTAAGCAAGAAAGAGAATAATAATATGTGGCATCATTTAACATTTATTTACAAATCATAACCACTCTCTCTCCCATGTATGGTTAGCCATTTTTTGATTGGTCAAATTCCATATTTTTATAGCTTTTTCTCTTTGTGTAAATCTTTCTTACTAAATAGCAATGCCCCCATTGTATATATGCACATTTTAgacattttcaattttgcagGGCTAGAAATTAGAAATAATTCAGGAAGTGCAAGTTGACATATGCTTTATTTTTTAGCGGGACTCTTCTCTTTACATCCATCATCCATGTATTGGTAATATCATTCTTTACCTGATCTTTAAATCCTTGTTTATTGccccaaacaaaacaaaaaagtaataaaaatgtggaaaaatataacatttattACGTGAtttatagaaaagaaaaaacaagcattttttttttatgatagagCCTTGCAATTCAGTTGGTCAAAACCTAGCAATTTTGttggtcaaataaattttattgaaggaaaaaaagatTGCAGGCTGTGGGGTTCGAACCCACGCGCACTCAGTGCAGTAGGTCTTAAGTCTACCCCCTTAGACCACTCGGGCAAGCCTGCTTGAGTTGTTATTCTTCTTCTATCATTTAATATATTACACAATTATTAAAGGTTAAAGGTATTTTGTTAGAGAATGGGACCCAATTCAACTAAAACCCTTCCCATCTCACTCTAAGATGTAGCTTGGCTCAACATTTGTTTTTGACTGAATTTTTTAGACATGTACAAGAAATTTCAATTTAGTAAATGGGGCCGTATTttattagcttatttttgagcttatgtaaatgacttatgcaatttttatgtattattataagtttgttaaggtagtttatgataaaataacttataaaaatacaattttcactagtgtgaacttataaaatagcataaaatataatttatattgcataaactatttgcataagctcaaaaataagttaatccaaacgcgCGCATATTTCATCTTTCGGTGTATATGTTTTGGTTAATCATTTATCAAtagcaatttttattttaagaaaaaggaCCTCaacaccaaaaacaaaataaatctgATGAACAAATTCAATCTTTACATTAACATgaccaataaaaaaacataatacaaATTACAAgcttttttctttaataaaagtTGTACATAACATAATACTAACATTTCAATTCCAAATATTCTCCATAATAATTAACTAGCAGAAACCTAAGAGTACTACATGGCTATATACACTACGCCCAAACCAGAGAGGGCAAGAGCTCTTAAGAAACAAGTTGCATAGTTAATTACTCTGATCTAAAGAAATGGAGCCAGAGTTAATTAagattattactattactattatacTAATAATTTACAAAGCAGCAAATGCATCATCAACCCATTTCTTATGCTGAACAGCTGCCTCATCATTTCCAGTATTATTACTAGAGCCTTGGAATATAGCTCCAACGACGGATCGCACCTTGTTCATCCTCTTTCGATGACGAATTCGACGCAAAACCACTTCTTTGTCAAGATTCTTCGGTTTTATGAACAACTGACTCGTTACACTGATCACTGTCTCTTCCTGATCTTCCTCTTCTTCGGTTCCTCTGTTTCCACTAACCTCAACTTGCTTTTCATTTGACATAACACTACTACTCCTTTTCGTTGCCTTGTTCGAGTTGGAAGAAGACATGGTATTTTCTTGCTTGTTTCTTTGCATAGCAAATGTGATGTGAAAATTGGTTCAGATTTAGTTGAATGAGCATCTGAACAAGTAGAAAAGGAAGGTGTACTTTTATAAGTGGTGACAGAATATTTTGATTCGGACATCATCATTTGTTTATTCATATAgttaagttttttgttttacatttaGAAAATGGTCGGTGTGGGTGCAGTATACGATGTATGTATCTTAGAAACCgacaacaataaaataaatcatactGTTTTTATGGTACAATTGAAATGTATATTACAccagtatttttttaatgaatatcaTCGTGTGACGAGACTACCTTCTTCCCTAAAGCTTCGCGGGGACTACTTTAGGACGGATAAGAGTTTTAACGTTGTTAAATGTCTAAATAAAAATGTAAGAAATATACATCATCTTATCTAAATGCTCTTGAATGTATTACTTGTATTTTAGGACGAGAGGCTTCTTCATATTTCTTTCCCCTTGTATTAACCGGTTTATATCATACGCACGTTCTGAGGCATTACATTGATGCCCACTTCAACGAATCAGATTCCATtccattttatctttttaaaatcaCATCAAAACTTCATCTTATCCTCTATATTTCAATCTATCGTTTAATGTTTTCAAGTAGTTTAGTAAATAAATAGAGTATTTACACTTTGAACATCAATCTCTCTATAGATAATATGATAGTAATTTAAACTCATGGGAATtcgtttaatttttttcttaacatAGTGGAAAATATCATTTAGGAGAAATTCCAAATTGATAACTACCAAAAATTGCCACTGACGTGGAATTTTTTCGACAACCAAACATTTGAATCATCGAGAACTCAACGTTTCAATGAAAATTTAGTAAATGTTTACTACCCCGATGATTCTATATAACCTCAACAACAACCCCAACAAATCCCCCTAGATTTCGAGTGGGCGTCTGCTGTACCGAACGATATGTTAAATTCAACATGGGCTGCTGGTGAAGGTTCCTCGTTGAATCAAACTCACAATTCCCCGTGGACTCAACGCACACTTAGAAATTTTCTTGACGTGGATGTGACAGAAGAAAGAAATCCAAATGGGGACAACGAGGAAGTGCAATTATATGAACGAGGATATCGGTGGAATGCAAGTCCTCCACCTTGTGGCACCGGAGGACTTAGGCATTGAGAATTTTAGTGTTgttattataataaattatatttatttgtttatcaaataaatataaatatatattatattgtaattttttttcatcaaataaaaaaaatatttaaaaaaaaatcaaaactcttctctctccctcccatgcagagaccaaaaaaacaaaaccaacatTCCTTGGTCAATAGCGACAATCTGACCGTCGCTACCCAGAGGCTATGGTGACATTGGGTGTGTCgctactctctctctcttctgcAGCGTCTGTCCCCTGAGAGGGATATTACGGAAAAAAAATGGGGAGGGGATATTACGAGAAATTAAAGGGGCCAGAagtatattttgggaaaaaaatctaCATTCTATTTTTATAGGTggttcaaaaagaaaaaatttatgtgTTACGCTTtatttttatgaagaaaaaaaaaacatttattattTAAGGAAGGTCCCATAAATAAAGTCTCTTCGACCAAAGTTGTTGTTCAACCAAAGTACCACAACACAATCTCTGTTCTGTCTTTCATCCCCAAATTCTGAAATCTTCCTTCACATAACCTAATCCCTCTACCTACAAATTCAAGCGTAATCACAATCTCAACCTCCGTAATAATATCtctaatttatattaatttactaatattattgttattactTCTCAAATCTCTTTCTCTATGTTTCCTGAAAATTAGGTCGCAGAACAACCTTTTTTTGGATTCATTCTTGTGTTTTAACGACATGGAAACTGTGCTCGATCAAGCCACTACCACATGCACTCACTGGTAAACACTTTGCTTTCTATTCATCAATTGTTGATTTACTTTAACTCTGAGctgaaaattattaataattgaacttatttttcaattattgatGCTTCTGTTCATATAATTATGGTCTAAGTTGTGTAATTgtgatttttctttaaaaatttgatcttgatttgtcttgtttttatggttttttattaTAGTGATCGGGCTATCCCTACTGCAAATATTGATTTGCATTCTGTTCATTGCGCTCGGAACCTCGAAAAATGTAAGGTTTGTGGTGATATGATACCAAAGCAACATGCTGATGATCACTATTTAAAGGTCCATGCGCCGGTATGTAACACTTTTGTCTTGTTTTTGTTTAACGAAATCACTTGCAAGTTGCAAGCCTATGATGTTGAGTAGTTTGTATTGCTTGATGATTAAGAATAATTGTAGGTTTGTTTTGAAGGATTCATGGGTCTAAAGTTGTTGTCTTAGTTACAATTAGTTGCCGATTTAGCTCTTATTTAAACCAAATTTAATAAATCACCCTTCACAATTTTAATTTGGATTCACTTATCCACTATTCCATAATTTTAAATCATCCAATCCAACTCATCGAGTTGTGATGATATGTTCAACGGGATGGTTGGGATGTTGGATTTATTAGATCTATTTAGTAACTTAGTGACAGGGAGATATAAGGATGACTCGGTGGTTGGGGTGGATGAGTTATGGAGTGGAGCGATAAGGAGGTCATGGGTTCAATTTCCACTTCCACCTCagaaaaactaacaataatataacaaaattagTGACACTAGTATTTTCGTTCCCATGCTTACCAACTGAAAATCACAACACTAAACTAGGGATACACTTGataagaatatgaaaaaaactaaataataaCAGAATTAgtttaaatttgattataatgatCAAACACCACTGTAATTCTTAAGTCGAAGTAATTAATTTGATGAATGATCCTTAGATGATGGATAGGATGAGTTGGGTATTGATATATTCAAATTGATTTAAAGAGGGATTCGTTCggttttcttcataattttcttGCAAAACTTGAATTGGCAAATGTTTAATTTGACTTGTCCATTGGAATCTGATCCATTCAGTTATCATCCTTCAATTAAATTGGAAGGACCTGGTCATCAAGGATActtggtttttattttattttttcaaaactcTTGTGTGTTAAGATAAAAACTCTTGGCAATTGGAGAAATTTAGATCACTACTGTAACAAGCTCTATCACTgctttaaattt
Coding sequences within it:
- the LOC123893611 gene encoding pentatricopeptide repeat-containing protein At5g66520-like, with product MSSTRNSPCLHLLQQWQNLSMKQTKQIHAHTITNGLTRFSYISSRILAFFALSPQGDFRYAETLFTHMPNPNLFDYNSIITSYTTNSQFHKSLSIFTKMLNTNIRPNSNTFTALVKACDSLSSLEQVFTQSMKLGNSSDVYFVSSVINAFSKHGAIHFARNVFDESSNRNVVCWTSLVSGYCSCGLVNEARELFDEMPQRNDASYSAMVSGYVKNGFYDEGIQLFCELKMNMGCAGVKPSGSLLVSVLNACTTVGAFEEGKWIHSYIEENGLEYELELGTALIDFYAKCGLVKDAKQVFDKMFVKDVATWSAMILGLAINGNNLMALELFEKMEKVGPKPNEVTFIGVLTACNHKNLLDEALRLFGIMTEKYGITPSVEHYGCVVDVLARSGQVEKALTFINSMPMEPDGAIWGSLLNGCLMHGYFELGQKVGKFLIEFEPQHSGRYILLANMYANMCKWEGVSEVRKLMKDRRVLFVSAWSFVEIDQTIHKFFADDKCLYSGEIYEVLNHLGKIVEEFLGDKNAFSLFEILS